From a region of the Gossypium raimondii isolate GPD5lz chromosome 10, ASM2569854v1, whole genome shotgun sequence genome:
- the LOC105777767 gene encoding F-box/kelch-repeat protein At3g06240 gives MPETRFEVPEMVRLEILSKLPVKSLTRFRCVCKSWCSSFQTPHFITKHQQNNLHNNNLNLLLKRCLGNTRDDIYYFSQLSTEKGQNFSVQDNIHLPFFEDCWYAPVVSGPCNGLLCLHDADKVALWNPSTREFKTLPQSTVQRPPSVDSTSFGCVGIGFDSQNGDYKVVRFVTNYFEENEDEGLMGDWNHQVELYSLKSDSWKEISVPGVQPYGSPLFNNYVNGFYYWQAIGDSDYLILSFDMVNEKFSALPLPEFGGSLAEYYLELLDFNGLLGAIIYPREGTDKSFDLWVMNGSWTKQFSIESLPRVERPLGFWKNGELFLESSDHELVLFDPSTRELKSLGIHAYQETMQIITYVESLVPINGRSEREELIIRRPAGDASN, from the coding sequence ATGCCCGAAACTAGATTCGAGGTACCAGAAATGGTGAGGTTGGAGATTCTGTCAAAGCTTCCAGTTAAATCCTTGACACGTTTCAGGTGCGTTTGTAAGTCTTGGTGTTCATCTTTTCAAACCCCTCATTTCATTACCAAACATCAGCAAAACAacctccacaacaacaaccttaATCTCCTCCTCAAACGTTGTCTGGGTAACACCCGTGATGACATCTACTATTTCTCTCAACTTTCAACTGAGAAAGGCCAAAACTTTTCGGTACAAGACAACATTCACTTACCCTTTTTCGAGGATTGTTGGTATGCCCCTGTGGTTTCAGGTCCTTGTAATGGATTGTTGTGTTTACATGATGCTGATAAGGTTGCCCTTTGGAACCCATCAACTAGAGAGTTTAAAACTCTCCCTCAATCCACAGTCCAACGCCCTCCCTCAGTAGATTCCACTAGTTTTGGTTGCGTTGGTATTGGGTTTGATTCTCAAAATGGTGACTACAAAGTGGTAAGATTTGTTACTAATTATTTTGAAGAGAATGAAGATGAAGGGTTAATGGGTGATTGGAACCACCAAGTTGAGTTATATTCACTTAAAAGCGATTCATGGAAAGAGATTTCAGTTCCCGGGGTTCAACCTTATGGATCTCCTTTGTTTAATAATTACGTAAATGGGTTTTATTATTGGCAGGCAATTGGGGACTCTGATTACCTTATTCTCTCATTTGATATGGTCAATGAAAAGTTTTCTGCTTTACCATTGCCTGAATTTGGTGGGTCTTTAGCTGAATACTATTTGGAACTTTTGGATTTCAATGGACTGCTTGGTGCTATTATTTACCCAAGGGAAGGGACTGACAAATCTTTTGATTTATGGGTTATGAATGGATCGTGGACTAAACAATTCAGTATTGAATCTCTTCCTAGGGTTGAGAGGCCTTTGGGGTTTTGGAAAAATGGTGAATTGTTTCTTGAGAGCTCGGATCATGAACTTGTGTTGTTTGACCCCTCCACACGAGAGCTTAAAAGTCTTGGTATCCATGCTTATCAGGAAACGATGCAGATTATTACTTATGTTGAGAGCTTGGTTCCAATCAATGGAAGATCAGAGCGCGAGGAACTTATAATACGTCGGCCGGCTGGAGACGCATcgaattga